The following coding sequences lie in one Thalassoglobus polymorphus genomic window:
- a CDS encoding GspE/PulE family protein, whose protein sequence is MNIGSLLLERALVNEQQLEMAREEKSGKRIDRALIEMGVIREDETLQLFAAELGMEFKNLKEFELDRELLDKFPTTAIFRHEAIPLARQNGHVQVAISDPFNLESIDELSTLGGCRIEPVLACRDEILDLIKRNLGVGGDTINQMVAQRAEDEIDLLEAIPEGMGELAESAQAPSVIRLVNELLVEALEQRASDVHLEPQENGLVIRFRVDGILRIEPVPPEINHFASAIVTRLKIMSRLNIAEKRLPQDGRINMRVQGREIDVRVSIIPMLHGEGIVMRLLDKQRMVFNLRGVGMPQNVYEEFTDLISMPHGIVLVTGPTGSGKTTTLYSGLNEIKSPATKIITVEDPVEYHLNGISQIQVHSKIGLTFAAGLRSILRHDPDVVLIGEIRDGETATSAIQASLTGHLVFSTLHTNDAPSAFTRLVDMGVEPYLVASTVEGILAQRLVRKLCERCKVAYRPDPNDLPPDFPEPNIETLYKPVGCRDCRDIGYTGRMGVYELLRNDPEIKKLCIDGVSAGVIRDYGLAHGMLTLRQSGYQRMIDGSTTIDEVIRITRGEH, encoded by the coding sequence ATGAATATTGGTTCGCTACTTCTGGAACGCGCTTTGGTTAACGAGCAACAGCTCGAAATGGCCCGCGAAGAGAAATCCGGAAAACGGATCGATCGTGCATTGATCGAAATGGGAGTGATTCGCGAAGACGAGACTCTCCAACTCTTCGCCGCCGAGTTGGGGATGGAATTCAAAAACCTGAAAGAATTCGAGCTCGACCGCGAGTTGCTCGACAAGTTTCCAACAACTGCAATTTTCCGACATGAGGCGATTCCACTCGCTCGCCAAAACGGACATGTTCAAGTTGCGATCAGCGATCCATTCAACCTTGAATCGATTGATGAACTGAGCACGCTTGGAGGCTGTCGCATCGAGCCGGTTCTGGCGTGTCGCGACGAAATCCTTGACTTAATCAAACGTAATCTCGGTGTCGGCGGCGATACGATCAATCAGATGGTCGCGCAGCGGGCAGAAGACGAGATTGATTTACTCGAAGCAATCCCCGAAGGAATGGGAGAACTCGCCGAATCAGCTCAGGCTCCTTCGGTCATTCGTCTTGTCAACGAACTGCTTGTCGAAGCCCTTGAACAGCGTGCGAGTGATGTTCATCTCGAACCTCAGGAAAACGGACTTGTCATCCGCTTTCGTGTCGATGGGATTTTACGAATTGAACCTGTCCCTCCGGAAATCAATCACTTTGCATCTGCGATCGTGACGCGTTTGAAGATCATGTCACGGTTGAACATCGCAGAAAAGCGACTCCCTCAAGACGGTCGCATTAACATGCGGGTGCAGGGGCGCGAAATCGACGTTCGTGTTTCTATCATCCCGATGCTTCATGGTGAAGGCATCGTCATGCGTCTACTCGACAAACAGCGTATGGTCTTCAACCTGCGCGGCGTTGGTATGCCTCAAAATGTCTATGAGGAATTCACCGATCTCATCTCAATGCCGCACGGAATTGTTCTAGTTACTGGCCCAACTGGAAGCGGAAAAACGACCACGCTTTACAGTGGGCTTAACGAAATCAAAAGCCCAGCGACAAAGATTATCACGGTAGAAGATCCTGTGGAGTATCACCTCAACGGTATCAGCCAAATTCAGGTCCACTCCAAAATTGGACTTACGTTTGCTGCCGGCCTGCGAAGTATCCTCCGTCACGACCCCGATGTGGTCCTCATTGGTGAAATTCGAGACGGTGAAACCGCCACAAGCGCGATTCAGGCGTCACTGACTGGTCACTTGGTTTTCAGTACGCTCCACACAAATGACGCTCCAAGTGCTTTTACTCGGCTCGTTGATATGGGTGTTGAACCGTATCTGGTAGCGAGTACCGTCGAAGGAATTCTTGCCCAACGACTCGTGCGAAAATTGTGTGAGCGATGCAAAGTGGCATATAGACCTGATCCAAACGACCTCCCTCCTGACTTTCCTGAGCCGAATATTGAAACGCTTTACAAGCCAGTTGGGTGCAGAGACTGCCGCGACATCGGATACACCGGACGGATGGGAGTGTATGAACTTCTCCGCAACGATCCAGAGATTAAAAAATTGTGTATTGATGGTGTCAGCGCTGGCGTTATCCGAGACTATGGCCTGGCCCACGGCATGCTTACACTCCGCCAATCTGGCTATCAACGGATGATCGATGGCAGCACCACAATCGATGAAGTCATTCGTATCACAAGAGGCGAACATTAA
- a CDS encoding secretin N-terminal domain-containing protein, which produces MSPIVKAVTAFLLGLVIVVSIPASLPGQQEGERRDRGGDRGGDRGSMRGGPGGRPGGPGGRGGFSGRRGGGLLGELGNESTRSEVNITDEQMKKLEEIGESMGNSREQFGDIFGRMQSASSNEEREKVRNELRAKMEEARKQSETQMKSVLSEEQFKRLDQIRLHREGLRAFGREEVQTELGLSDDQKKKLEELQESRSEKFRALGFGSSEEDRNKLNEEFEQATMAVLTDEQKQKWQQRIGPPPADAGQSRGQGSGGQPPPRRERPVMVEQVPEGAEAVLSFGEKRDEDDNTTKADRENVQLSFNFRYAPWTEVLRLFARESGLSLDLLDVPPGTFSYYDQKMYSPKDALDVINGYLLPKGFVLVHRDDFLVCLNIDDPIPPNLIPNVAPDELASRGKNELLTVVFPLEGVDAGQIAAEVNEVKGPQGKVVALGSSNSVLVTDIGSNLRRIDLMLKDITNRPGPDDLSFKPYIIKNIPAADAETLLRSVLGLSSGVTNVSAASSRRSSSSSTSGTGITIAADERTNKLLISATVKMHQLVEQALETIDVEGEPSTFSSEGNKPFLRVYTVTSANSMEVTKTITALMPGVVINEDARNGKIHILATNDKHVQVASLISEMDGAGSSSQQMTVIPLSKMDPIMASTTVRAMFMKDGDLAPTIEPDVYGRQLMVRGDTAQVLQVKELLAQLGEDGTGQRDRSSESRMRTFPLSGRDPEEILPLIQRMWNQRSSSPIRVVNPGERGPVRDIKSPAEGQSVRQPEPAAPPASTQQIRLDKNSPNSVQSNDSSTKETSKHRSLPVLAASQTTVLAQATGDDSQAAESEDSAGEPAEQTESANPVQYTDKELLDLLRTYINQSAPPKASESETAPETEPASPEPATRNQEKPRTPTDSAKTPSSDINVTVLGDELMLYSSDPEALNELEELLESTLQVIPPRTSWTVFTLQTADATEASLMLEQLLPYSNVSSSTSAGGMLGSFSGAASSLGSGLAEMTGLSSIAAAGQSLRIIPDTRLNALFVSGPAGQVKEVEEMLRVLDANEWPDSMRDKVTRLIPVEHADAKEVLQIVKETYKVYIDPPQQQQGRGNPLAAMMGGGRGGKDGDSPASLIKMAVSVDSNTNQLAVWADEALFREVETLVQTIDNSAKEARRTVVVVPLNNTNSSMIQNALGTLMPRVNVSSTGSRNSSNNSSNQSRSSSTSENNSDQDRIRQFMEQRMRERMQGGGGGNRPSTGGPGATGRTRGGGTSPFGGGGRQGGGGRTGGGRTGGR; this is translated from the coding sequence ATGAGTCCAATCGTTAAAGCCGTCACAGCATTTTTGCTCGGGCTTGTAATAGTTGTTTCCATTCCAGCCTCTTTGCCAGGCCAGCAAGAGGGAGAGCGCCGCGACCGTGGTGGTGACCGTGGAGGCGATCGCGGCAGCATGCGCGGTGGTCCAGGTGGCAGACCGGGCGGTCCAGGAGGACGAGGTGGATTCTCCGGCCGACGCGGTGGAGGGCTCCTTGGAGAGCTTGGAAACGAATCGACTCGGAGTGAAGTAAATATCACTGACGAGCAAATGAAGAAGCTGGAAGAGATCGGCGAGTCGATGGGGAATTCCCGGGAGCAATTCGGGGACATCTTTGGTCGGATGCAATCTGCCAGTTCAAATGAAGAACGTGAAAAAGTTCGCAACGAATTGCGAGCAAAAATGGAAGAGGCTCGCAAGCAATCTGAAACTCAAATGAAATCTGTCCTGTCGGAAGAACAGTTCAAACGACTCGATCAAATCCGATTGCACCGCGAGGGGTTACGCGCGTTTGGAAGAGAAGAGGTGCAGACCGAACTTGGACTCTCTGACGACCAGAAGAAAAAACTGGAAGAGCTCCAGGAATCACGAAGCGAGAAGTTTCGTGCACTCGGATTTGGTTCCTCTGAAGAAGATCGGAATAAACTCAACGAAGAATTTGAACAAGCCACCATGGCGGTCCTCACCGACGAGCAAAAACAGAAATGGCAGCAGCGAATCGGACCTCCTCCTGCAGATGCGGGTCAATCACGTGGTCAAGGTTCAGGAGGTCAGCCGCCACCACGTCGTGAGCGACCAGTAATGGTTGAACAAGTCCCGGAGGGTGCTGAAGCCGTTCTGTCGTTCGGAGAAAAGCGGGATGAAGACGACAACACGACAAAAGCGGATCGGGAGAACGTTCAGCTCTCCTTCAACTTCCGCTATGCCCCATGGACAGAAGTGCTGCGACTCTTCGCACGTGAGTCTGGTCTTTCACTCGACCTGCTTGACGTCCCACCTGGAACGTTCAGTTACTACGACCAGAAAATGTATAGCCCGAAAGATGCCCTCGATGTCATCAACGGTTACCTGCTCCCCAAAGGTTTCGTGCTGGTTCATCGAGATGACTTCCTGGTTTGTCTGAACATCGACGATCCGATTCCACCGAATCTGATTCCCAACGTGGCTCCTGATGAGTTGGCGAGCCGAGGCAAAAACGAACTGCTGACTGTCGTCTTTCCACTGGAAGGAGTAGACGCCGGGCAAATCGCCGCCGAGGTGAATGAAGTTAAAGGACCTCAAGGGAAGGTCGTTGCGCTCGGTAGTTCCAACTCTGTCCTGGTCACCGATATTGGAAGCAACTTGCGACGGATCGATCTGATGTTGAAAGATATCACGAATCGTCCCGGCCCGGATGACTTAAGCTTCAAACCGTACATCATTAAAAACATTCCAGCTGCCGATGCAGAAACATTGCTCCGAAGTGTACTGGGGCTCAGTTCTGGCGTTACAAACGTCAGTGCCGCTTCCTCAAGACGCTCAAGTTCTAGTTCCACTTCCGGGACTGGAATCACAATTGCTGCGGACGAGCGAACCAACAAATTGCTGATCTCTGCAACCGTCAAGATGCATCAACTCGTCGAACAAGCTCTGGAAACCATCGACGTGGAAGGTGAGCCGAGCACATTCTCGTCTGAAGGGAACAAACCGTTTTTGAGAGTCTACACGGTCACATCTGCCAACTCGATGGAGGTGACGAAGACAATTACCGCCCTGATGCCGGGTGTTGTCATTAATGAAGATGCCCGAAACGGAAAGATTCACATTCTCGCGACGAACGACAAACATGTGCAAGTCGCTTCGCTCATCAGTGAGATGGACGGAGCCGGAAGCAGTTCACAGCAGATGACTGTCATCCCGCTCTCGAAGATGGACCCAATCATGGCATCGACAACTGTCCGAGCCATGTTCATGAAAGATGGTGATCTTGCCCCAACCATTGAGCCAGACGTTTATGGACGGCAACTCATGGTGCGAGGCGACACGGCTCAGGTTCTTCAAGTGAAAGAGCTTCTTGCTCAACTCGGAGAAGATGGAACCGGACAACGTGACCGTTCCAGTGAAAGCAGGATGAGAACTTTCCCATTGAGTGGACGTGACCCAGAAGAAATTCTCCCGTTAATTCAGCGAATGTGGAATCAGCGATCTTCTTCACCGATCAGAGTCGTCAATCCCGGCGAACGTGGTCCAGTAAGAGACATTAAATCACCAGCTGAGGGGCAATCGGTTCGGCAACCAGAACCTGCTGCTCCACCAGCGAGTACTCAGCAAATTCGACTCGACAAAAACTCACCAAACTCGGTGCAATCGAACGATTCCTCCACAAAGGAAACTTCAAAACATCGAAGTTTACCCGTGCTCGCAGCCAGTCAAACAACAGTCCTGGCTCAGGCGACTGGGGACGATTCACAGGCAGCCGAAAGTGAAGATTCTGCCGGAGAACCAGCTGAGCAAACAGAATCAGCGAATCCTGTTCAATACACCGACAAAGAATTATTGGACCTGTTGAGGACTTACATCAATCAATCGGCTCCGCCAAAGGCAAGCGAGTCTGAAACAGCACCTGAGACCGAGCCTGCCTCTCCAGAACCGGCAACTCGCAATCAAGAGAAACCGCGGACACCAACGGATTCAGCGAAAACTCCATCCTCTGATATTAATGTCACCGTACTCGGTGACGAGTTAATGCTCTATTCGTCCGATCCGGAAGCACTCAACGAGCTCGAGGAATTACTGGAATCGACATTGCAGGTCATCCCGCCGCGGACCTCCTGGACTGTCTTCACCTTGCAAACCGCTGACGCAACGGAAGCATCCCTCATGCTGGAACAGCTTCTTCCTTACAGTAATGTGAGTTCATCAACTTCTGCAGGCGGAATGCTCGGGTCATTCTCGGGAGCAGCATCCTCACTCGGAAGTGGTCTCGCAGAGATGACCGGTCTGAGTTCAATCGCTGCTGCGGGGCAATCGCTTCGAATCATTCCGGACACACGATTAAACGCATTATTCGTTTCTGGTCCTGCCGGTCAGGTGAAGGAAGTTGAAGAGATGTTACGAGTTTTGGACGCGAATGAGTGGCCCGATTCAATGCGTGACAAAGTGACCCGCCTGATTCCAGTCGAACATGCCGATGCCAAGGAGGTTCTGCAAATCGTCAAAGAGACCTACAAGGTTTACATCGACCCTCCACAGCAACAACAAGGTCGGGGTAATCCATTGGCTGCCATGATGGGTGGCGGACGAGGCGGGAAAGATGGCGACTCTCCTGCTTCACTTATTAAAATGGCTGTCAGTGTCGATTCAAACACGAATCAACTGGCAGTCTGGGCGGACGAAGCGCTGTTCCGAGAAGTTGAAACTCTCGTTCAGACCATTGACAATTCAGCCAAGGAAGCTCGGAGAACTGTCGTCGTGGTTCCATTGAACAATACGAATTCATCCATGATTCAGAACGCCTTGGGGACGCTCATGCCGCGTGTCAATGTGAGCAGCACCGGCAGCCGGAACTCCTCCAACAATTCAAGTAACCAGTCAAGATCAAGTAGCACATCAGAGAACAATTCAGACCAAGATCGCATCCGCCAATTTATGGAACAACGGATGCGCGAACGTATGCAGGGAGGTGGAGGAGGTAACCGCCCGAGCACAGGTGGACCCGGAGCGACGGGGCGTACACGTGGTGGCGGAACCAGTCCATTCGGAGGCGGCGGTCGGCAAGGTGGTGGAGGACGAACCGGTGGTGGCCGCACAGGTGGTCGTTAA
- a CDS encoding EF-hand domain-containing protein encodes MFLLLWLLSASCVLGVLVDEAAAQRSGDRSRGRTSDRDGGREGGRDGSRGGGRESRGGQERRGPSTEQIFGYLDRDKNGRLDPQEIENSRGPFKDMLQRAGVDYSRGLDQRNFASAYEKVREQREQESRSRRDGDDDSGRREEYERRRREYEQRREEERKKADSAKRTPTSIAFRAKERVTVDIPQQFVEGDDDGDGQIGFYEWKKWKRDEIHLFAAYDRNGDGFLTPRELEKGPVEIPDASTAIAASTTISGTQQTGATPKTATTSKAETAKSEQPSVDMNTAAARRGESMFRLLDRNRDGQLEEEEWARARTTKPLFEKAGVDLSKPMSKNDFLANYVRLTES; translated from the coding sequence ATGTTCTTGTTGTTATGGCTTCTTTCGGCATCCTGTGTGCTAGGGGTGCTGGTCGACGAAGCTGCAGCTCAGAGGTCTGGCGATAGATCACGCGGGAGAACTTCAGACCGTGATGGTGGTCGCGAAGGTGGCCGTGATGGCAGTCGGGGCGGTGGTCGAGAGTCTCGTGGGGGGCAAGAACGGCGAGGTCCTTCGACTGAGCAGATTTTTGGATACCTTGATCGAGACAAGAATGGCCGCCTGGATCCTCAAGAGATCGAGAATTCTCGTGGCCCGTTCAAAGACATGCTTCAGCGCGCAGGTGTCGACTACAGCAGAGGACTGGATCAGCGAAATTTTGCCTCAGCGTATGAGAAAGTCCGCGAACAGCGCGAGCAAGAGTCCCGGAGTCGCCGTGACGGTGATGATGACAGCGGACGCCGCGAGGAGTACGAAAGAAGACGCAGAGAGTATGAGCAACGCAGAGAAGAAGAACGGAAGAAGGCGGATTCTGCCAAGCGAACTCCCACTTCTATCGCTTTTCGTGCAAAAGAGCGGGTGACTGTCGATATTCCTCAGCAATTTGTTGAAGGCGACGACGACGGCGATGGCCAAATTGGCTTCTATGAATGGAAAAAATGGAAGCGAGACGAAATTCATCTTTTTGCCGCTTATGACCGCAATGGAGATGGATTTCTGACACCACGCGAGCTCGAAAAAGGCCCTGTCGAGATTCCTGACGCTTCGACCGCAATAGCAGCCTCAACGACAATTTCCGGCACTCAACAGACCGGGGCGACTCCAAAAACAGCGACGACTAGCAAGGCTGAGACAGCGAAATCGGAGCAGCCCAGCGTTGATATGAATACAGCTGCTGCACGTCGAGGTGAATCAATGTTCCGGTTGCTGGATCGCAATAGAGATGGTCAGCTTGAAGAAGAGGAATGGGCGCGAGCACGAACGACGAAACCTTTATTTGAAAAGGCAGGGGTAGATCTTTCGAAACCGATGTCGAAAAATGATTTTCTCGCCAATTATGTTCGTCTTACAGAATCATAA
- a CDS encoding type II secretion system F family protein: MPEFQYKARELSGQQVIGLLTATTEKEALATLAAQQLFPLQVDLAESSKAAAKQVNRRVPSKYLTVFYSQLADLLKSGVPLLRSLELLSKQSSHSALKVVVADVRDQVAEGSRLYDAMKSHPKAFSPLMVSMVHAGEEGGFMEDVLKRIAAFTEQQEELKGRVIGAMVYPVFLLMVGGGVVTVMLAWLVPKFDGLFENMAARGELPWATTALMGMSEATQKYWAVVLLAAAGGIIGLLKWLKTEDGRRKLDVFRLRAVGIGRIVRSLAVARFCRVLGTLLKNGVPVLTSLKIAKDATANVVLSDAIDVAASNISEGKSLAGPLAASKQFPEEIVEMIAVGEEANNLENVLIDISENLERRTSREIEMVVRLLEPMLLLCLAAVVLFVVIALLLPILQSSSIV; the protein is encoded by the coding sequence ATGCCAGAATTTCAGTACAAAGCGAGAGAGTTGTCGGGACAGCAGGTCATCGGTCTTCTCACTGCAACGACTGAAAAAGAAGCGTTGGCAACACTCGCTGCCCAACAACTGTTTCCGCTTCAGGTTGACCTTGCAGAGTCCAGCAAGGCCGCAGCGAAACAAGTTAATCGACGTGTCCCGTCCAAGTACCTGACAGTTTTTTATTCTCAGTTGGCGGATCTGCTGAAGTCTGGTGTGCCGTTGTTGCGGTCGTTGGAACTTCTTTCGAAACAATCTTCACATTCTGCTCTCAAAGTTGTTGTTGCAGACGTAAGAGATCAGGTCGCTGAAGGTTCGCGACTCTATGACGCGATGAAATCGCACCCGAAGGCGTTCTCCCCTCTCATGGTCAGTATGGTCCATGCTGGTGAAGAAGGTGGGTTCATGGAGGATGTTCTCAAGCGAATCGCGGCGTTTACTGAACAGCAAGAAGAACTCAAAGGTCGCGTCATCGGAGCAATGGTGTATCCCGTCTTTCTATTGATGGTCGGGGGAGGTGTTGTCACAGTGATGTTGGCATGGCTGGTGCCAAAGTTTGATGGGCTCTTCGAGAATATGGCTGCCCGAGGAGAACTTCCCTGGGCGACGACGGCACTCATGGGAATGAGTGAAGCGACTCAGAAATACTGGGCGGTCGTGTTATTGGCTGCTGCTGGTGGAATCATTGGGTTGTTGAAATGGCTGAAAACGGAGGATGGTCGACGTAAGCTCGATGTGTTCCGTTTGCGGGCAGTCGGAATCGGTCGAATTGTCCGCAGCTTGGCCGTTGCCAGATTTTGTCGGGTCTTGGGAACGTTGTTGAAAAACGGTGTTCCTGTACTCACATCCTTAAAAATTGCCAAGGATGCGACGGCGAATGTGGTTCTGTCGGATGCCATTGATGTTGCAGCGTCGAACATTTCAGAGGGAAAATCATTAGCTGGCCCGTTGGCTGCCAGTAAGCAGTTTCCTGAAGAGATTGTAGAGATGATCGCAGTCGGCGAAGAAGCCAACAACCTGGAAAATGTTTTGATTGATATTTCAGAAAACCTGGAACGGCGAACAAGTCGCGAAATTGAGATGGTCGTCCGACTTCTGGAACCGATGCTACTGCTTTGTCTGGCTGCAGTTGTCCTTTTTGTTGTCATTGCACTCTTATTACCGATCCTTCAAAGCTCCAGCATTGTTTAA
- a CDS encoding type II secretion system protein GspG, whose translation MRTQQFNQRQHKRRRPGGFTLLEVLIVLAIIGVIAAMAVPRLLGQQQSANVKVTKTAITNLEQAAKLYAVDNLGEPPESIDVMLSKREDGTAAVLDKIPTDAWNNPLNYEYPNSRADTESPAIWSNGKNRKNDNGSGDDINNWDDKLNQ comes from the coding sequence ATGCGAACACAACAATTCAATCAGAGACAACACAAAAGACGTCGACCTGGCGGTTTTACGCTGTTGGAAGTGTTGATCGTGCTCGCCATCATCGGTGTGATTGCAGCCATGGCTGTTCCACGACTGCTGGGACAACAGCAGTCTGCCAATGTCAAAGTCACAAAAACTGCGATCACGAACTTGGAGCAGGCTGCGAAGCTGTATGCCGTCGACAATCTCGGCGAACCGCCTGAGTCCATTGATGTGATGCTTTCCAAACGAGAAGACGGAACCGCTGCGGTTCTCGATAAAATTCCAACTGATGCTTGGAACAACCCACTCAACTACGAATATCCTAACTCACGTGCAGATACGGAATCGCCAGCGATCTGGTCGAACGGAAAGAACCGCAAGAATGACAACGGCTCTGGCGACGACATCAATAACTGGGACGACAAGCTGAACCAGTAA
- a CDS encoding pilus assembly FimT family protein: MHQHRRVQPVDDLRGRRSAFTVLELILVLAVIVAIAGISWPRMSGFLKRESVMGNVEQVRQVLDHARVQAVEDGITYQFRFEPNGRKYVLLPYDLQVHTDEQASASQTLQETGSGGIKQAITHELSEDCQFYMPTTLISDQPMILERLPEAWLNMVQNGVQHRDVSWSAPILFYADGSATTGAVTVVDEDKRYISVSVRGLTGAVVTSRISQLPEQFGGSSN; this comes from the coding sequence ATGCACCAGCATCGAAGAGTTCAACCTGTTGACGACCTGCGCGGGCGCCGCTCCGCGTTTACGGTCCTTGAACTCATTCTGGTGCTGGCGGTCATTGTCGCGATTGCGGGCATCAGCTGGCCGCGCATGTCGGGTTTTTTAAAACGTGAAAGTGTGATGGGCAACGTTGAGCAGGTGAGGCAAGTTCTCGACCATGCTCGCGTGCAAGCGGTTGAAGATGGGATCACCTATCAATTTCGCTTCGAACCGAACGGACGAAAATACGTCCTTCTGCCTTACGATCTTCAGGTCCATACGGACGAACAAGCTTCCGCCAGCCAAACTCTTCAGGAAACGGGATCTGGCGGTATCAAGCAGGCGATCACACATGAACTGTCGGAAGACTGCCAGTTCTATATGCCGACCACTTTAATTTCTGATCAGCCGATGATTCTTGAACGGCTTCCGGAAGCGTGGTTGAACATGGTTCAGAACGGCGTCCAACATCGTGATGTGAGTTGGTCTGCCCCTATTCTCTTTTATGCTGACGGATCAGCCACCACAGGAGCGGTCACAGTCGTTGATGAGGACAAACGGTACATTTCAGTTTCAGTTCGCGGATTGACCGGAGCTGTTGTGACATCACGAATCTCACAATTACCGGAGCAGTTTGGTGGATCGTCGAACTAA
- a CDS encoding prepilin-type N-terminal cleavage/methylation domain-containing protein yields MMSFEKQTNTRPRLRTQSGPDEKRWNQNRDGFSLVEVLIALALTVLLLSAVYSAVGLHLRFQTAGRDQVNKSQLMRALIRKMDEDFGSIVLYVEQADEEEPDESSVENLEPLDDVSDTALTIGGLESESAPITFGVVGTSEFVHLCVSRPLRDLSYDSIYTESPSSGRSNDLLTVTYGLAPVDVSMLIDPRKPKYDVRDDSMFDGRPETGFGRRSIDLYAFDSATDFLDSEHVLATEISEVQFSYFDGTAWLASWDSREIGGLPRAVKVTFGIWQQPAKTSQKGYQYSGTGTVFNVEHVFHIPLAIPLME; encoded by the coding sequence ATGATGTCCTTCGAAAAACAGACGAATACGAGACCAAGACTGCGGACGCAAAGCGGACCGGACGAAAAACGATGGAACCAGAACCGCGATGGGTTTTCCCTCGTTGAAGTACTGATCGCACTCGCACTGACTGTTCTACTTCTGAGCGCTGTCTATTCAGCGGTCGGGTTGCACTTACGCTTTCAAACCGCTGGTCGAGACCAAGTCAACAAGTCTCAACTGATGCGGGCTCTGATACGCAAGATGGACGAAGACTTCGGCAGTATCGTTCTTTATGTTGAGCAGGCCGACGAAGAAGAGCCCGACGAAAGTAGTGTTGAAAACCTTGAGCCGCTCGACGATGTTTCTGATACCGCACTCACCATTGGAGGGCTGGAGTCAGAGAGTGCTCCGATCACCTTTGGAGTGGTAGGTACTTCGGAGTTCGTTCATTTGTGCGTCAGCCGCCCACTGCGTGATCTCTCGTACGATAGCATTTACACTGAATCGCCTTCCTCAGGACGTTCGAACGATTTACTCACCGTCACTTATGGTTTGGCACCTGTTGATGTCAGTATGTTGATTGATCCCAGAAAACCCAAGTACGACGTCCGCGATGATTCAATGTTCGATGGTCGTCCTGAGACCGGATTTGGGCGGCGGAGTATTGATCTGTATGCCTTCGACTCAGCGACCGACTTTCTGGATTCAGAGCATGTGCTGGCTACGGAAATTTCGGAAGTTCAGTTCTCGTACTTCGACGGAACTGCCTGGCTCGCTTCTTGGGACAGCCGAGAGATCGGGGGGTTGCCGCGAGCTGTGAAAGTCACATTTGGGATTTGGCAGCAACCGGCGAAGACTTCTCAAAAGGGATATCAGTACTCTGGAACTGGTACAGTGTTTAATGTGGAACACGTGTTTCATATTCCGTTAGCAATTCCGTTGATGGAGTAA